A portion of the Ricinus communis isolate WT05 ecotype wild-type chromosome 10, ASM1957865v1, whole genome shotgun sequence genome contains these proteins:
- the LOC8280523 gene encoding protein CDI, with protein MTMTNGEVHTVSANGGLTSNKSFKFFVGYDPREDIAYQVCRHSILKRSSIPVEIIPIIQSELRKKNLYWRERGQLESTEFSFSRFLTPYLANYEGWAVFVDCDFLYLADVKELRDLIDDKYAIMCVQHDYTPKETTKMDGAVQTVYPRKNWSSMVLYNCGHPKNKVLTPEVVNAQTGAFLHRFQWLEDEDIGSIPFVWNFLEGHNKVVEGDATTFPKAIHYTRGGPWFEAWKNCEFADLWLKEMEEYMNEENKVAEN; from the coding sequence ATGACCATGACCAATGGTGAGGTTCACACAGTGAGTGCAAATGGAGGCTTGACAAGTAACAAatctttcaaattctttgtGGGTTATGATCCACGCGAAGATATTGCATATCAGGTCTGTCGCCATTCCATTTTGAAGCGATCTTCAATCCCTGTTGAGATCATCCCCATTATTCAGTCAGAACTTAGAAAGAAAAACCTTTATTGGCGCGAAAGAGGCCAATTGGAGAGCACCGAGTTCTCCTTCTCCCGTTTCTTGACCCCATACTTGGCCAACTATGAGGGTTGGGCAGTGTTTGTTGATTGTGATTTCCTCTACTTGGCTGACGTTAAGGAATTGAGGGATTTGATTGATGATAAATATGCTATTATGTGTGTGCAACATGACTATACACCAAAAGAGACCACGAAAATGGATGGAGCAGTACAAACTGTGTATCCAAGGAAGAATTGGTCTTCAATGGTGTTGTACAATTGCGGCCATCCCAAGAACAAGGTCTTGACACCTGAGGTTGTGAACGCACAAACCGGAGCTTTTCTCCATCGGTTTCAGTGGCTTGAGGATGAAGACATTGGCTCAATCCCATTTGTTTGGAATTTTCTTGAGGGCCATAACAAGGTTGTGGAAGGGGACGCCACAACATTTCCTAAAGCCATACATTATACTCGCGGAGGCCCATGGTTTGAAGCATGGAAGAACTGTGAGTTTGCAGACTTGTGGCTGAAGGAGATGGAGGAGTACATGAATGAGGAAAACAAAGTTGCTGAAAATTAG